The Myxococcus virescens region CGCATGCCCGCGGCCCGCATGGCCTCGATGACGTCCAGGTTCTCCTCTCCCGGAAGCCCGAAGACGCTGCGCACGCCCTCCGCTTCCAACGCTTTGACGAACAGGTCTGCCGCCTTCATCGGGTGCCTCCTTCACGACCTCGCGATGGGAGAACACTTACGCGCGGGCCATGATTGGTACATTCGTTTGTTCCCATGGCCTCGATAGGCAATGCCTATGATGACGCCATGGAACTGCGCCACCTCCGCTACTTCTCCGCCGTCGCGGACACCCTGCACTTCGGGCGGGCCGCCAGGCGCGTCCACGTCTCGCAGCCCACGCTGTCGCAGCAGATTCGCCAGCTCGAGGAGGAGCTCGGCGCGCCCCTCTTCGAGCGCGCCCGGAGCGGCGTGCGCCTGACGCAGGCGGGCGAGCTGTTCCGCACCTACGCCTCGCGAGCGCTGGAGGACGTGGACGCGGGCAGGGTCGCCGTGGGCGCGCTGCGAGGCCTCACCACCGGCGCCCTGCGCGTGGGCTACCCGCCCAGCATGCGAGGCGTCGTGCTGCCCGCGCTCGCCGCCGTGCTGCGCAGACACCCGGGCCTGGTGCTGAGCGCGGAGGAAGCCGTGGTGCGGCGAGTGGAGCGGCGGCTGGCGGATGGCCGTCTCGACGTGGGGTTGGGCTACGCCCCCGCGCGCTCACCGGACCTGGAGGCGGAGCCCGTCTTCGACAGCAAGCTGGCGCTGGTGGTCGCCAAGGGCCATCCCCTGGCGAAGCTGGAGACCGTGGGCGCGAAGCCCCTGACCCAGGAGCCCTTCGCGCTGCTCTCCCGAGGGTTGCGCGTGCGAGCCCGCGTGGATGCCTGGTTCGCCGCCATCCGGATTGCGCCGCATGTCGCGTTGGAGTCGAACGCCGTGGCCACGGTGCTGGCCACCGTTCGCGCGGGGCTCGCGGTGACGGTGCTCCCGGAGCCACAACTCGCGGACGCCGCGGGGCTGGCGGTGAAGCGGCTCTCCCCTGCGCCCCGGGCCGAACTTGCGGCGCTCCTGTGGCGAAAAGGCGCGCCGCGCACGCCCGCCGCGGAGCTGTTCGCGGCCGAGGTGCGCGGCGCCAGACGCCCGAGCAAGCGATGAGCCCGCTTCAGCGCGTGTCGGGGAGCTGCGTGTAGTCGTGGAAGTTGCCGTGCAGCCGCTCGCCGGGTTCGCCCTCGGTGACGGCCTGGACCAGGTACTTGCCGCCCACGAAGCACCCCTTCCACGAACCGCCGATGCCGCCGAAGACCTCCTCCCGGTCTCCGCGCGAGCGCGGCCCGTTGTGGCCGACCTTGAAGGCCCGCAGCTCGGTGGAGACGCGCTTGCACGTGTCGGGCTCGTCGCAGGCGATGGAGGCGACCAGCGAGCCGTTGGACACGTTCATCTCCGCGATGAGCTCCTCCTCGCTGTCCACGACGACCAGCGTGTCCACCGGGCCGAAGGGCTCGCCGTGGTAGAGCTTGCAGTTGCGCGGCACGTGCAGCAGCGCGTGCGGGGCCAGGTACGCGGAGACGTCCTGGTCCGGCAGGAAGCGCTCCGAATCCAGCCGCCCGGCGAAGAGGGGCACGGCGCCGCGGCCCTCCGCCTCGCTCATATGGCCGTGAAGCTCCTCGACCTTCTGGCTGTTGATGAGCGGGCCGAAGTCGAGCGCGGGTGGCTCACCATCCGGAGTCTCCGCCAACAGCGGGTGGCCCACCTTCAGGGCGGCGACGACGGGCAGGTACGTCTCCAGGAAGCGCGGCATCAGGCTCCGCTCCACGACGAAGCGCGGGTATGCGGTGCAGCGCTGCTTGCCGTACTCGAAGCCCTTCTTGAGCTGCTTCGCCAGCCCGTCCCAGTCGCTGAAGTGCCAGATGCCGTAGGCATTCACGCCTTCCATCTCCAGCATGTAGCGCTTGTTGCGGTCATAGAGGCTGGCCGCGATGTCCCGCCCGTTCGCCTTGCCGCCCACGAAGGACAGGCAGGCGATCTCCGGATTGCGCACCAGCGCGTCACTGAGCTGTCCGCCCGAGCCACTGATGAGCGACACAGGCAGCCCGCAGCGGCGCGCGAGCGCCATGCAGAGCGTCAGCGAGAAGAGCCCACCATCCGTGGGCGTCTTGGCGATGGCGCTGTTGCCCGCGAGCACCTGGACCAGCACCGCGTGGACCAGCACCGACAGCGGGTAGTTCCATGAAGCGATGTTGGAGATGAGCCCCAGCGGACGGCGGCCCTCCACCATGGGCTCGATTTGGGAGACGTACCACTCCACGCCAGTGATACAGCGGTCCACGCTGACGCGGGCCTGCGGCACCGGCTTGCCAATCTCCCAGGCCAGGATGAGGGCCAGCAGCTCGCGCTGCTCACGCAGCAGGGACAGGCACTGGGTGACGCGCTCCTTGCGGGCATCGAGGTCCTGGTGGGCCCAGGTCCGCGCCTCCGCGGCGGCGGCGCTCGCGGCGACGCGCGCGGTGTTCGCATCAATCATGGGCAGGCGGCCCAGGACGGTACCGTCCACCGGGGACAAGTAGGGCTTCCCCTTTCCGGGATGCCCCCATTCACCCGCGATGAGGTTGAGCACTCGGCCAGACGGGTCGAACGCTTCGGGAACGAGCGCCCGGATTCGGCGCTCCAGATTGGACCACTCCGCGT contains the following coding sequences:
- a CDS encoding LysR substrate-binding domain-containing protein, translating into MELRHLRYFSAVADTLHFGRAARRVHVSQPTLSQQIRQLEEELGAPLFERARSGVRLTQAGELFRTYASRALEDVDAGRVAVGALRGLTTGALRVGYPPSMRGVVLPALAAVLRRHPGLVLSAEEAVVRRVERRLADGRLDVGLGYAPARSPDLEAEPVFDSKLALVVAKGHPLAKLETVGAKPLTQEPFALLSRGLRVRARVDAWFAAIRIAPHVALESNAVATVLATVRAGLAVTVLPEPQLADAAGLAVKRLSPAPRAELAALLWRKGAPRTPAAELFAAEVRGARRPSKR
- a CDS encoding aldehyde dehydrogenase family protein, with product MASVVPAYAEWSNLERRIRALVPEAFDPSGRVLNLIAGEWGHPGKGKPYLSPVDGTVLGRLPMIDANTARVAASAAAAEARTWAHQDLDARKERVTQCLSLLREQRELLALILAWEIGKPVPQARVSVDRCITGVEWYVSQIEPMVEGRRPLGLISNIASWNYPLSVLVHAVLVQVLAGNSAIAKTPTDGGLFSLTLCMALARRCGLPVSLISGSGGQLSDALVRNPEIACLSFVGGKANGRDIAASLYDRNKRYMLEMEGVNAYGIWHFSDWDGLAKQLKKGFEYGKQRCTAYPRFVVERSLMPRFLETYLPVVAALKVGHPLLAETPDGEPPALDFGPLINSQKVEELHGHMSEAEGRGAVPLFAGRLDSERFLPDQDVSAYLAPHALLHVPRNCKLYHGEPFGPVDTLVVVDSEEELIAEMNVSNGSLVASIACDEPDTCKRVSTELRAFKVGHNGPRSRGDREEVFGGIGGSWKGCFVGGKYLVQAVTEGEPGERLHGNFHDYTQLPDTR